A DNA window from Theobroma cacao cultivar B97-61/B2 chromosome 5, Criollo_cocoa_genome_V2, whole genome shotgun sequence contains the following coding sequences:
- the LOC18600185 gene encoding pro-hevein — protein sequence MDKVNTVSRLLVFLVSLVGAAVAEQCGWQAGGTICPDNLCCSQYGWCGNTDAYCLPENNCQSNCKSSGPGGETATVTSTYHFYNPEQHGWDLMAVSAYCSTWDASKPFSWRSKYGWTAFCGPVGPTFPAACGRCLRVTNTRTNAQEIVRIVDRCSNGGLDLDVGVFNRLDTDGVGYAQGHLTVKYEFVNCGDGFNPLLSSVVDDSSK from the exons aTGGATAAAGTTAATACTGTTTCGAGGTTGCTTGTCTTTTTGGTTAGCTTAGTGGGAGCAGCAGTTGCTGAGCAATGTGGCTGGCAAGCTGGTGGAACAATCTGCCCTGACAACTTATGTTGCAGCCAATATGGGTGGTGTGGCAACACCGATGCCTATTGTTTGCCTGAAAATAATTGCCAGAGTAATTGCAAAAGTAGTGGCCCTGGAGGAGAGACAGCGACTGTGACATCCACTTACCATTTCTACAATCCGGAGCAACATGGATGGGATCTGATGGCTGTGAGTGCCTATTGCTCTACATGGGATGCTAGCAAGCCATTCTCATGGAGGAGTAAGTATGGTTGGACTGCCTTTTGTGGCCCTGTTGGTCCTACTTTCCCAGCTGCTTGTGGCAGGTGCTTGAGG GTTACAAATACAAGAACAAATGCTCAAGAAATAGTGAGGATTGTGGATCGATGCAGCAATGGAGGTTTGGATTTGGATGTGGGTGTTTTCAACCGATTGGACACTGATGGAGTAGGATATGCCCAAGGCCACCTTACAGTAAAATATGAGTTTGTTAATTGTGGCGATGGTTTCAACCCTTTGCTTTCCTCTGTTGTTGATGATAGCAGTAAATAA